In Rutidosis leptorrhynchoides isolate AG116_Rl617_1_P2 chromosome 2, CSIRO_AGI_Rlap_v1, whole genome shotgun sequence, one genomic interval encodes:
- the LOC139892792 gene encoding peptidyl-tRNA hydrolase, chloroplastic-like, with protein MRASPASSAPSSGVSPTVVGESSENKKPPKQYPWLIVGLGNPGKLYNRTRHNVGFEMLDALAEAEGISMSSVSFKAFLGKGSIGNTPLLLAKPQTFMNVSGESVGAIVSFYKIPPKQVLVIYDDLDLPFGKLRLLPKGGHGGHNGMKSVINHLKGSRDFPRLRIGIGRPPGKMEAASYVLKRFSKQESEELDFTFQTGVEAVRMLLLQGFDKTATFVNSKKPLKV; from the exons ATGCGTGCGTCACCCGCTTCCTCCGCTCCAAGTTCCGGTGTATCGCCGACGGTTGTCGGAGAATCGTCGGAGAATAAAAAGCCGCCGAAGCAATATCCGTGGCTGATTGTTGGTCTTGGAAACCCTGGGAAGTTGTATAATCGCACAAGGCACAAT GTGGGGTTTGAGATGTTGGATGCATTAGCAGAAGCCGAGGGTATCTCCATGAGCAGTGTCTCGTTCAAAGCTTTTTTAGGGAAAG GGTCTATTGGAAACACACCATTGTTGCTTGCTAAGCCACAAACTTTCATGAATGTTAGCGGTGAGTCT GTTGGAGCGATTGTTTCTTTCTATAAGATTCCACCAAAGCAAGTACTTGTG ATTTATGATGACCTGGATTTGCCTTTCGGAAAGTTGCGGTTATTGCCGAAAGGTGGACATGGTGGACACAACGG GATGAAGAGTGTGATTAATCACCTTAAAGGGTCCCGTGACTTCCCTCGTTTAAGAATAG GCATTGGGAGGCCTCCAGGCAAGATGGAAGCTGCTAGCTACGTTCTTAAACGATTTAGCAAACAGGAAAGTGAAGAG CTGGATTTCACGTTTCAAACTGGCGTCGAAGCGGTTCGAATGCTTTTACTTCAAGGTTTTGATAAGACTGCTACATTTGTGAATAGTAAGAAACCCTTGAAAGTATAA